One genomic region from Thunnus maccoyii chromosome 16, fThuMac1.1, whole genome shotgun sequence encodes:
- the zfyve21 gene encoding zinc finger FYVE domain-containing protein 21 isoform X1, which yields MSSVPDGKKLVRSPSGLRMVPENGAFNSPFSLDEPQWVPDKECPRCMQCDTKFDFIRRKHHCRRCGRCFCDKCCSKKVVLPRMCFVDPVRQCAECSLVSQKEMEFYDKQLKVLLGGGTFVVTLGTSEKSETMTCRLSNNHRYLFLDGESHFEVELSRISSMQILTDGTSPGGGTSRATGMLLQYKPMGSQDVQQLRMEAADDKKVASLWLAAMHKAAKLLYEARDQ from the exons ATGTCTTCAGTGCCTGACGGAAAGAAGCTGGTCCGGAGCCCCAGCGGCCTGCGCATGGTGCCGGAAAACGGTGCCTTTAACAGCCCCTTCTCCCTGGACGAGCCACAGTGGGTCCCGGATAAAGAG TGCCCGAGATGTATGCAGTGTGACACCAAGTTCGACTTCATCAGAAGAAag CATCACTGTCGGCGGTGCGGCCGGTGTTTCTGCGATAAGTGCTGCAGTAAGAAGGTGGTGCTGCCCCGCATGTGCTTCGTCGATCCGGTGCGACAGTGCGCCGAGTGCAGCCTGGTCTCTCAGAAGGAGATGGAGTTCTACGACAAGCAGCTCAAAGTGCTCCTTGGAG GTGGCACCTTCGTTGTCACTTTGGGAACGTCAGAGAAGTCTGAAACCATGACGTGTCGCCTCTCCAACAACCACAG GTATCTGTTCCTCGACGGTGAAAGTCACTTCGAGGTGGAGTTGTCTCGGATCTCCAGCATGCAGATTTTGACAGATGGGACGAGTCCAGGAG GAGGGACGTCGCGGGCCACCGGCATGCTGCTCCAATACAAACCAATGGGCTCTCAGGACGTCCAGCAGCTCCGCATGGAGGCAGCAGACGACAAGAAAGTGGCCTCACTATGGTTGGCTGCAATGCACAAG GCGGCCAAACTTCTGTACGAAGCTCGGGACCAGTGA
- the zfyve21 gene encoding zinc finger FYVE domain-containing protein 21 isoform X2, producing the protein MSSVPDGKKLVRSPSGLRMVPENGAFNSPFSLDEPQWVPDKECPRCMQCDTKFDFIRRKHHCRRCGRCFCDKCCSKKVVLPRMCFVDPVRQCAECSLVSQKEMEFYDKQLKVLLGGGTFVVTLGTSEKSETMTCRLSNNHRYLFLDGESHFEVELSRISSMQILTDGTSPGENDIHTYTSLLDSHCISEGGTSRATGMLLQYKPMGSQDVQQLRMEAADDKKVASLWLAAMHKAAKLLYEARDQ; encoded by the exons ATGTCTTCAGTGCCTGACGGAAAGAAGCTGGTCCGGAGCCCCAGCGGCCTGCGCATGGTGCCGGAAAACGGTGCCTTTAACAGCCCCTTCTCCCTGGACGAGCCACAGTGGGTCCCGGATAAAGAG TGCCCGAGATGTATGCAGTGTGACACCAAGTTCGACTTCATCAGAAGAAag CATCACTGTCGGCGGTGCGGCCGGTGTTTCTGCGATAAGTGCTGCAGTAAGAAGGTGGTGCTGCCCCGCATGTGCTTCGTCGATCCGGTGCGACAGTGCGCCGAGTGCAGCCTGGTCTCTCAGAAGGAGATGGAGTTCTACGACAAGCAGCTCAAAGTGCTCCTTGGAG GTGGCACCTTCGTTGTCACTTTGGGAACGTCAGAGAAGTCTGAAACCATGACGTGTCGCCTCTCCAACAACCACAG GTATCTGTTCCTCGACGGTGAAAGTCACTTCGAGGTGGAGTTGTCTCGGATCTCCAGCATGCAGATTTTGACAGATGGGACGAGTCCAGGAG AGAATGACATTCACACTTATACCAGTCTGCTGGACAGTCACTGTATCTCTGAAG GAGGGACGTCGCGGGCCACCGGCATGCTGCTCCAATACAAACCAATGGGCTCTCAGGACGTCCAGCAGCTCCGCATGGAGGCAGCAGACGACAAGAAAGTGGCCTCACTATGGTTGGCTGCAATGCACAAG GCGGCCAAACTTCTGTACGAAGCTCGGGACCAGTGA